A genomic segment from Aegilops tauschii subsp. strangulata cultivar AL8/78 chromosome 1, Aet v6.0, whole genome shotgun sequence encodes:
- the LOC109766949 gene encoding uncharacterized protein translates to MPSWNDGDTSSEDECDITSMDMALWETPDTTVEPLLCGQLELSEPTCMMHHMRPIKCVAFEGTLTGKRFYGCAVQQSEGVNCGVTEWVDKPWPPILQNCLSRLWDMYHEHNCGRVVDKQKYEKHLAKLKTENDKLCIEYTKLVQDVSKMFDWQDGRADHMDYQKAVEEEEFEKRKKE, encoded by the exons ATGCCTTCCTGGAATGACGGGGATACGAGCTCAGAGGATGAGTGCGACATCACAAGCATGGACATGGCCCTTTGG GAGACCCCTGACACCACCGTGGAGCCTCTGTTATGTGGCCAGCTGGAGCTTTCTGAACCCACCTGCATGATGCACCACATGAGGCCAATTAAGTGTGTGGCATTTGAAGGAACCTTAACTGGAAAGCGTTTCTATGGTTGTGCAGTGCAGCAG AGTGAAGGTGTTAACTGTGGTGTTACTGAGTGGGTTGACAAGCCCTGGCCTCCAATTCTTCAGAATTGCTTGTCCAGGTTGTGGGACATGTACCATGAACATAATTGTGGCAGGGTAGTTGATAAGCAGAAGTATGAGAAGCATTTGGCCAAGCTTAAGACTGAAAATGACAAGCTGTGCATTGAGTACACAAAGCTTGTCCAAGATGTATCCAAGATGTTTGATTGGCAGGATGGTAGGGCAGACCACATGGATTACCAGAAGGCAGTTGAGGAGGAAGAATTTGAGAAGAGGAAGAAAGAGTAG